A stretch of Mesoplodon densirostris isolate mMesDen1 chromosome 7, mMesDen1 primary haplotype, whole genome shotgun sequence DNA encodes these proteins:
- the LOC132494405 gene encoding olfactory receptor 10V1-like, with translation MLEIGYSTNIAPLTLAGLLSMGRILISLPGCGAQMFFSILLGESDCVFLAVMAYDRYMEVCHPLHYNLIMSWKLCGQMTLGLGFLLVLPLTILICHLSFCGHSEIYHFCDTPAVMRLACADTHRHEAALYAISVAAVAIPLLLICLSYGCIVATIVRMDSAQGRRRAFSTSSSHLMVVLLQYGC, from the coding sequence ATGCTGGAGATTGGCTACTCCACCAACATTGCTCCCTTGACTCTGGCTGGCCTCCTTTCCATGGGGAGGATACTTATCTCTCTCCCTGGCTGTGGAGCCCAGATGTTCTTCTCCATCCTTCTTGGGGAATCTGACTGTGTCTTTCTTGCTGTCATGGCCTATGACAGGTACATGGAAGTCTGTCATCCTTTGCATTACAACCTCATCATGAGTTGGAAGCTCTGTGGGCAGATGACTTTAGGTCTGGGATTCCTGTTGGTGCTGCCTTTGACCATTCTGATCTGCCACCTTTCATTCTGTGGCCACAGTGAAATCTATCACTTCTGTGACACGCCTGCCGTTATGCGCCTGGCCTGTGCAGACACCCACAGGCACGAGGCAGCTCTCTATGCCATCAGTGTGGCCGCTGTGGCCATTCCCTTGCTCCTTATCTGCCTCTCCTATGGCTGCATTGTGGCCACCATCGTGAGGATGGATTCAGCCCAGGGAAGACGCCGGGCCTTCTCCACTAGTTCCTCCCACCTCATGGTGGTTCTCCTGCAGTATGGGTGTTGA
- the LOC132494406 gene encoding olfactory receptor 10V1: MYLTSLSGNAIIAVIVQINHSLHTPMYFFLANLAVLEIFYTSSITPLALANLLSMGKTPVAITGCGTQMFFFVFLGGVDCVLLAVMAYDQFIAICYPLRYTLIMSWPLCVELTVGSLVLGFLLSLPLTILIFHLPFCNNSKIYHFYCDMPAVMRLACADMHVHQTALYVISFIVLSIPLSVISISYVFIVEAILQIQ, translated from the coding sequence ATGTACCTGACCAGCCTCAGTGGAAATGCCATCATTGCAGTTATTGTCCAGATCAACCACTCTCTCCACACCCCCATGTACTTTTTCCTGGCTAACTTGGCAGTTCTGGAAATCTTCTATACATCTTCCATCACCCCACTGGCCTTGGCAAACCTTCTTTCAATGGGCAAAACTCCTGTTGCTATCACTGGATGTGGCACccaaatgtttttctttgtcttcttgggTGGGGTTGATTGTGTCTTGCTTGCAGTCATGGCTTATGACCAGTTTATAGCAATCTGCTACCCTCTACGATACACCCTCATCATGAGCTGGCCCTTGTGTGTGGAGTTGACGGTAGGATCCCTGGTACTGGGGTTCCTGCTGTCACTACCACTGACTATTTTAATCTTCCATCTCCCATTCTGCAACAACAGCAAAATCTACCACTTCTACTGTGACATGCCTGCCGTCATGCGCCTGGCTTGTGCAGACATGCACGTTCACCAAACTGCTCTGTATGTCATCAGCTTCATCGTCCTAAGCATCCCCCTCTCAGTAATCTCCATCTCCTACGTCTTCATCGTGGAAGCCATTTTACAGATCCAGTAA